In uncultured Methanobacterium sp., a genomic segment contains:
- the pstA gene encoding phosphate ABC transporter permease PstA, whose product MWEGSLLHRIIPPKISQKIMNGVFWASGLLTVAILLVIIGYVLVKGLPVVNLEFIFGNPIDSGRSGGIFPFIMSSIYVTLIAILVATPLGVGAAVYLSEYAGENRLVKLIRFGAETLASIPSIVFGLFGLAFFVIYLGLGWSVLSGGLTLALMALPTILAASEVSIESINKSYAEGSLALGATKWQTIYKVVIPAALPGITTGVILGMGRAIAEAAAVLYTVGAALMIPTSIMDAARPLPLHLYILATEGISMDNAWGTAAVLVLMILIITVVTNTLVDRYRKKMMGR is encoded by the coding sequence ATGTGGGAGGGATCACTTTTGCATAGAATTATACCCCCCAAAATCTCCCAAAAAATAATGAATGGAGTGTTCTGGGCCTCTGGACTTCTTACCGTAGCAATTTTACTGGTAATAATAGGCTACGTGCTTGTAAAAGGGTTACCTGTGGTAAATCTAGAATTTATATTTGGCAATCCCATAGATTCTGGTAGATCTGGGGGAATATTTCCCTTTATAATGTCCAGTATTTACGTAACCCTGATTGCGATCCTGGTTGCCACTCCACTGGGAGTGGGGGCCGCAGTATACCTCTCAGAATATGCCGGAGAAAACCGCCTGGTAAAACTGATCCGTTTTGGAGCAGAAACCTTAGCCTCAATCCCTTCAATTGTATTCGGATTGTTCGGGCTGGCCTTTTTCGTGATCTACCTGGGATTGGGATGGAGCGTGCTATCTGGGGGGTTGACCCTGGCTTTAATGGCATTACCCACAATTTTAGCCGCTTCAGAAGTCTCCATAGAATCCATTAACAAATCCTATGCTGAGGGAAGCCTGGCACTGGGAGCCACCAAGTGGCAAACAATATACAAGGTTGTTATACCTGCCGCACTCCCTGGAATCACCACAGGGGTAATTTTAGGTATGGGAAGAGCTATTGCAGAGGCAGCAGCAGTATTATACACTGTTGGGGCTGCATTAATGATACCAACATCCATTATGGATGCAGCAAGACCTTTACCTCTTCACCTTTACATTTTAGCCACTGAAGGCATATCCATGGATAATGCTTGGGGAACCGCAGCAGTCCTGGTGCTTATGATTCTAATAATCACCGTGGTTACCAACACCTTAGTTGATCGTTATCGCAAAAAAATGATGGGGCGATAA
- the pstC gene encoding phosphate ABC transporter permease subunit PstC, which produces MSKWNEEFFIEKGLLLTAISSVIIIALIIVFVFKEGLPALQSVGFFSFLFGMDWAPSNGQYGIFPMIIGSLGITALSLLMAVPLGVFCAIFLAEIAPSTMRKILNPTIQTLAGIPSVVYGFFGLVLLVPFMRVHFGGTGFSMFTASVILTVMILPIIVSVSEDALRSIPQEYKEASLALGATHWQTIKNVIFPAAIPGIITSVILGMGRAVGETLAIIMVAGNVVQIPGSIFDPVRALTSNIAIEMGYATGVHYNALFATGIVLVFMIIVLLIIANYFHYKKKVTIGGGYL; this is translated from the coding sequence ATGTCTAAATGGAATGAAGAGTTTTTCATAGAAAAAGGACTTTTATTAACGGCCATATCATCCGTTATTATCATAGCCCTCATAATCGTATTCGTATTCAAGGAAGGACTCCCAGCATTACAGAGCGTGGGATTCTTCAGCTTCCTATTCGGAATGGACTGGGCGCCTTCTAATGGTCAGTATGGTATATTTCCAATGATCATAGGTTCCCTTGGAATAACTGCTCTTTCACTTTTAATGGCAGTGCCATTGGGAGTATTCTGTGCCATATTCCTGGCAGAAATAGCACCCAGTACCATGCGTAAAATACTAAACCCCACTATCCAGACACTGGCTGGTATTCCCTCTGTGGTCTACGGGTTCTTTGGACTGGTTTTACTGGTGCCATTCATGAGAGTACATTTCGGAGGAACTGGTTTCAGTATGTTCACTGCATCAGTCATTCTAACCGTAATGATCTTACCCATAATTGTCAGCGTGTCAGAAGATGCCCTCAGATCCATTCCTCAGGAATACAAGGAGGCATCCTTGGCACTGGGAGCAACCCACTGGCAGACCATTAAAAATGTCATTTTCCCGGCAGCAATCCCCGGTATTATAACTTCGGTTATTCTAGGAATGGGCAGAGCAGTTGGGGAAACCCTGGCCATAATTATGGTAGCAGGTAACGTGGTACAGATACCAGGTTCAATATTTGACCCGGTGCGTGCATTAACATCCAACATAGCCATAGAAATGGGTTATGCCACTGGAGTTCACTACAATGCCTTGTTTGCAACTGGAATTGTTCTGGTTTTCATGATCATTGTTCTCCTGATAATAGCCAACTACTTCCACTACAAGAAGAAAGTCACAATTGGAGGGGGCTATTTATGA